The region CATCTGTTGTTTTACCTTGTTTAATtgatcaaaaaaataataaaataataaagacaatCGGTGTGTCACCTGGTCATCATTTAATAGTTTACTGGTTCGAACAGGGCAATTTTATAATCTGGTCAATTTGATCACGAATTTATTACGCCCGAGATACGAGTATTAGTcagaaattgaaaaggggaaaactttatttataaatgactgactaaagcgcagtaattattgcttcaaatagcacatcaaccacaaatgcttacgatttttggttagcacctgatacctggagatgtcttgcctttctgaaacgctgcttctaaggtactttggtaccttagcctcggtgtggctgcagggttatCCGttgctgccttagtgtctgcggcacgtttcaactgcagctcttcatgaaccgtggggtgaattttacttaaatgttttgttaagtgtgtggtgttgccacaatatttaatcgttttgtgacatatttcacatcttgcctcgttgttattaactaaaatataatacctccaaaccagacttctcttacgttcggactgggccgccgccgtggccatgcttgtttgtgtttggattggaacgggaggcggaggaggagggcttggcttgtgagaaaagggggcgggagcagagcagagcaggacacgccggtgcagcaggcggaaggaaaagtagtgctagcatgagtgcaagtcgtcaaattggagcagaaaaaaatgaggaaagaatataattaaataattgtaagtatcgatattttagttAGGGAgttcgatactcaaaaatgagcagcctggattgATAtctcgatattttggtatcgatccgcccatccctagcgGATTGTTGTATGGGATTGACTGACGGAGAAATTGTTGCGTTACCGCCAGtgtgtttgttgaataaatACGCTGTTTTCAGCTGAAAAAGGAACCACGCATCGtcctacttttctccaccacgcagacagcggaaaagtcaccgctgcacaccatttatttggtTAAGAAaaaggaattcactggggagccaagggggcgccagcctgcaaaagtttgggaaccattgttGTAAATGCTAAAGAAGCAAACAACCTAGCTTAGCAAGTGAAAAGTATTTTAGCAAGCTAGAGTGAACGTGGCGCGTCAAATAACAACAATAAGAAAAATGGCAAGCACAACAGTAGGAATCATTGCAGCACAGCTGTTATTCGACGGTTCAGAAGATAAATATGAACTATGGGAAACAAGATTCCTGGGACACCTGCACATTCGTAAGTTAAAAAGGACCATTTTGAATGAGCCCGCAACCGACACCAGTGAAGAGGAATTAGCCCAAGATGTAGCTAAAAATGCTGACTGTTATCCAGAGCTAATAAGGCTGTTAGACGACAAAAGCTTATCAGACACGATGCAGCTGATGATGGCAGGAAAGCCTTGAAAATGCTCAGAGAACATTATTCAGGAAAAAGCAAGCCAAGAATCATAAACTTGTATACCTCGTTGACCAGACTGAacatgacaggtaacgagagtgtAACAGACtgactatatgataagggcaGAAAACCTGATTACTGCTCTGAGGGATGCAGGTGAGACTATGAGTGATGGATTGACcatagcaatggtgttaaatgGCCTACCTGATTCCTTCAAGCCACTAGCCGTACATGTAACACAAAATGAAGATACAGTTCCATTCACCGATTTCAAGAGAAGGCTACGGATTTATGAAGAAACTGAGAGGATGAAACTAATAGAGTCTGCAGATAATGGGATGAAAACTTGTGTGAAGCCAAGCCGAGGCTCCACTAAAAAGCACATCAGCAACAGAAACGGTGAAGATTCTGCTGACCTGACATGCTACAGATGTGGAACAAAAGGGCACAAGTCAAGAGGATGGACCAGAAAAGTTTGGTGCAGTTACTGCAACAGCAACACGCATCAAGAGTCCATATGCAGGAAAAAGAGGACTCAAGATGGAGCGAGACAAATCGCAGAGGGAGAGACTGGTAACCAAGATCAACTTTTCAAAGCCGAGCACATGAAAAAGAAGAGACTGTCAGATAACGTGGAGGTGAAAGGCATCATGGTGGACGGGGGAGCTACATCTCACATTGTGAATGACATCCAGACGTTCACCAGCTTCGATGAGTCATTCAAGCCTGAGTCTCATTCAGTGGAACTAGCCGACGGGACCAAGTGGAGTGGAATAGCACAACGCAGAGGAACAGCATTGATCTACCTACGTGACGATGCCGGGCGCCAGCAGACAGCGCAGCTCCCGTCTGCCGTCTGCAGCGCAGCTGAGAGAGGCGTTGTACATGCCCTCATATCCTCACAACATCTTTTCGGTGGCAAGAGCAACAAATGGAGGAGCGactatgtgtgtgcgcgtgtgcgtgtggatGTAGGGTGGGCTAGTCAGCTTACACCGAGTGTAAAAGCAATGCCGAAACCAAACTGCACGTTCACGGAGGAGTGGAATGAAAAGTTCGATGAGAATAATATGAGACTTTTATGagaatattaataaaaagtattttacatatgttttgtgctatttgaatcaataaatgcaattgctcTACAGACACCATGTAATTTGTGTCataacatacacagacacacccatgacccccccccccccccaaaaaaagggtATCTTCCTTTTGAAAaacccaaatctggtcaccctGTGTAAGTGCCTGAAAATGTGTACAAGATAACAATCCCATCGAGGAGTCGTCTGAGTCCTCAAGCGTTTGCTTCCCCCAAAGAGCCAACAAGCCACAAGATCCCCGCATGGCGTGCAAATTATTGCACTCAAGGGCCTTGACGTTTCAGTCATTTtacaccgagtgtttacaaacAATGCCGAAACCAAACTGCACGTTCACGGAGGAGCTGAATGAAAAGTTCAATAAGAATAATATgagactttttcttttatttatattataaacattattaataaaaagtattttacctatgttttgtgctatttgaaccaataaatgcaattgctctccagacaccatgtcatttgtgtcataacatacacagacacacccatgacccccccaaaaaaagggtATCTTCCTTTTGAAAaacccaaatctggtcaccctGTGTAAGTGCCTGAAAATGTGTACAAGATAACAATCCCATCGAGGAGTCGTCTGAGTCCTCAAGCGTTTGCTTCCCCCAAAGAGCCAACAAGCCACAAGATCCCCGCATGGTGTGCAAATTATTGCACTCAAGGGCCTTGACGTTTCCCCCTCATCTCTCTCAGATTCATTTGCTCATCGCCTCCTCGCTCATTTTCATTCACAAGTACATCTCATTTGATTCCCACTTTCAGACTTGGATTTCATGATTTCGATTTACTGTTAAATGAATACATTGAATAACACATCATTTCATTCCCACGCTCATGCTTGGATTTCATGATTTCGATTTACTGTGAAATGAATACAATGAATTCCACCtcgaggacatccagtttctacactTTCATTCCCACTTTCCTACTTGGATTTCATGATTTCGATTTACTGTTAAATGAGTTGACTGCTTCTTGCTGTTGTTCACGCATACACCAGAACATTTACAAagtaaccaaaaaaaataaaggaatcaaagtaacaaaaaaaagaaaggactcAAAGGGTACAGTGCGTCCATCACACGCGCTCGCCACTCCCACATTTTGTGCTACGTGACGTGGTTGGCGTGTGGGCTTGGCCTGTCTCTGGCTTGGAGCAAGCAGGCACACCAAACGTCCATTTGTTTCTCCAGACAGGAATCCACAGGccgttgtcatttcttttctccgAAGTGCAATCGCTGCGACCCTCAGTGAggcgattttttttcccccgcgctctctctccctctctctccaagATGTGGGAGGCACTCGAGAGGTCTATTCTCATGATTGGCCTATATTGGACATGCGTGTCAGGTAAGCAATTTAGTCAATTAAAAAGAGTCAGTTCAACAGAGTTCGTTGCTAAAACAATACCGCTGTCGACAACGTGATGAAATGTGCTGTACTGTGAGTTCGCATGGCTGCATCTGCCTCTACTCTTGTCAAAACATTACGGTGCCTGAGATCAAAACACTTTATTGCAATGGATCCAATTCTGAGCACAGAAATTAGCTCTTGTGAACTTTTGAATTATTCTGATGCTGTTGCTGTGTACAACTTTGATGACGTCACTCTTGCTCGAGTGAGCGCAATTGCTTCCTTCGTACCGTTGCCAATCGGGTTCTTTCTATTCCTTTCTCGTTCGTTCAAATACGGGGTGGCTTTTTAAGGTGCGTTTATCCTTTTCGTTCATGTTGGCTGGCCCTCTGTCAGAATATACGAACAACTTGACTTTGAAGTAATTCCAAAGGGCCTATAGAGGAAGTCAACCTGTCTCTACTATGCTCATTCAAGGGCACAGTCactcagacggacggacggacgagcgGATCTCGGTGGTCTGGGGAGACCTCTAGCGGTGGATGTGAGAAATATGAATGACGGGCGACGGACGGCAGGCAGCAGCAACACGTTTCAAACGTCCGCGATTTCTCCACGCCACATAACGATACAAAGTAACACGAAAACATCCAATCTACGTAtcatgcaacaacaacaacaacaacaaccatgtCGCAAGTAACGTCTTTGTTGGCCGTGAACTATTCCTGCCGAACTTGCTCAACTTCACATGAACTTGTAAAGCACTACTTGACGAACCTGCGCTCTTCCTAACTAAACAATTTCTTAGCCCTAATATTTAATCATTATTGATATTATTGAGACATATTACGAATAATTATTTCTTACAGCCCTTTATACAACAGATATTTCTTAGCGCCTCTATTATAAAGCTATTTCTCGTTTTCTTTCATCTaaatataatgaataataattaaaaattatgtacattgtaatgaaattataaatgataaataatcattataatttaacaataataatttcgTACAGCTCTTTCTACAATAATTATTTCTTCATAAACAAAAATGTCTGGTGAATTATATGATCAAAAACGTCATCAGagacaacaaacacacaaatccatTTGATGATTTATTTATACAAGACCTACTTACGAGCAAAGATGATTTGTCTTTGCTATTTATTGTGCCAGCCTTATCTTTCACAATCGGGACAATATCGACTTGATTAAATTTGGCTCGAATCGAAATCCCAGAAAAACAGATGACTGGTATTGTTTTCCCATTGAAAATTGTCAGTGCTCAGCAGATAACTTGTGGGCACCACATGCCTGATTTCTTAGGCTTGACAACAAACAATATGGTTGACTTCCTGTACAGAAAATAATCACACGCTCCTGTTTGTTCTGTTATCGCACACAAAAAGAACTTGCGACACAGTTCCAAATATTTCTGCCGTGAGTGTTCCATTTGCACCATctaaatgtgttttcaaagaattcatttctttttctcaatgaatttctctctcaaaaaattcatttctttttctcagtGAAATTCTTTGCAAAATTCAGCCGGACTTTGACGAGAGACTCTGATTTTCAGTGCGTGTTCATCTGAATATTGCATTTGCCCCTCAGAGTCCATTCGAGGCCCGTGCTTATTCGGTTAACCTGACTGAGCCCGCAGTTTAAAAGCCCCTCTTCCCCATGAAACCCCTGCACTgctcagcccagcccagcccagcctagCTTGGCTTTGTACTTTGTCATTTAATTCAAGGAGACGGGCTTCCTGAGATAAAAAGAGTGGAGCGGGGTCCAACTGTTGCAATGTTACAGTTGCTGAGTTGCCTTGTGCTTTAGCACCCCCAGCGGTGAAATGTGCGAGGACCTGATTTGGGCTTAGGTCATTCATTGGTCATGGATTTGCCACACGTGCGTGACTGGTGGGTGGGGATCGCTGATGGTGAAGATGAAGTGCTAACACTGTGAGTTTGAGTTCGATTCATTTTGTCTCTCATAGTACCTCTGATGAAAATGACAGGCATCTTTTAACTTGCgcaattggtggctgactacATCCTTTGTTTGCCCCACTGTACATCTGAAGCTTAATAGCAGAACTTTGGGGCAGTTGTGTGCAATCTCATCACCAATGATGTTGTgaagaaataaaagtgaatcaATCAACCACCTCGTGCAATTGGTTGCCATGCGCCCAATGAAGAGCATCGAGTAAAAACATGCCATCGCTGTGCTCTGATCTGTGCGCCCGTTCCCCAAATTGTGCCCTCAGCCAACCACTGTGATCCCGGGTGGCGCGGGTACGGCcccagctgctacaagaagatggaagtccccaacggttggctgggcgcctggcaccactgcgtctcTGAGGGCGGCAACCTGGTAtcgatcacctcctcggccgaggaagactttgtgaagGCGACCATGGGGGTGGACACccgcttctggctgggactctccaaccaggtgagacggaagcggcAGTGGACTCTGGGGCGACAACTGgaactgttttcttttctccccccaGAAATGTGACAAggtctggtgtcgctttgaagaCGGGAGACAGAAGCTGGCCTGGTCTGATGGCCAGACAACAACACACCGCAACTGGGCCCCAAATCAACTTGAAAGGTAAGACCTCACAACTctgcatgctgttgtcaggcggAGACGTCGGCGTAAAGGTTCTGGAACCAAGTTTGAGAATGACCACTcaaggaaaaataggaaaatattccttttttttttttaatctatcgaCAGCGCTGACGtcgcgtcctgcgcctacgtcgaCCAAAAGGTTTGGAAGGATTCCGGGaagtggaggtctggctcctgcgcttcctccttagcctacatgtgcaaacggccgctggGTAAGCCTGCATGTTTGTAATCAGGTTGACTTTGAAAGGAGAAAAGCTCAAACAGGGTCTTTTTCTATGCAGACTGCTCGACGTGTTCCCCCAAAAGTGGTCCTGCTGTAGtgaagagtgagttgcagcacgcCTATTTGCACCATCTGGTCATGGTTTCCTCCTCAATGTTTTTCGTTGTGGCCTCAGCTTCTGACTGCGACGATGGCAACATCCTTTATGGCGATCATTGCTATTTTCATGGCCCGAGTAATGAAATTCAAGAGGATGCTGAGGAGTTCTGTCTCGCCCGGGGAGCCCACCTGCCTCGCGTCCACTCTAAGCGAGATGCCCAATTCCTGTATGGTGAGCACCAAGAAGAACCGCCGTAGTCGTCACTTggctgaagctcttcttgccctgaagctcttGTTCTCCCTCCTTTCATCAAGATAACCTTTTCAGTTCTGATACTtgggtgggactcaagaagaagGGCAACGACTACAAGTGGAATGACGGAACAGCTTTGGTAAGTGAATTGCTGGAGGCCTTTGGAAAAGTCGGTTTGCAGGCATCTGTTCTGTCTTGAGGCATGATTTTAGAGACAGCGAGGAGGCACTTAAGATGTCCAGGAAATATCCTGGATGGTGCCTATGGTTTGTCTTAGGTCTTCAGGGTTAGTGGCATTGTGCATGAGACCTTTGGGTCGCCAGAGAGGGCACAACATGCTTCATTTCATTGCAATGTTCGTACTACTTTGACTGACAATAAAGTGAAGCCGACAAACCAAAGTGAAACTTGAATGAGAGAAGGTACGCCATTAAGTGAGGAAATGCGGCAGGAAGACGACCAGATCAAATGCAACACGCTTAAAGTTCTGTCCAAAATCTCGTCCGCAGGACTACGAAGACCTCGATGACAGGTACTTCTCCGGTGGTGACTGTGCAATAATAGGTTATCAGGCACGGATCTACCTGAACTTCCCATGCTACTGGAAGCAGTCAGTTATCTGCCAAACAGGTGCTAACGTCGCTCCCGAGCGCTCCTTTTGGACGGGTCCCGCATTTGCTTATACCCCCTTTCTCTGCAGCCAAGCGCGGCGGAGGGCGTCCACCATTGGTGGGCCAACCTGGTAGGTGTCCAGCACTGGCGCCGTCCGTCTTGCACTGTCTTGCGTAACGCCGTCTTACGTCTGGCTCGCAGACTGGACTtacaaatgcggctggtggctggactACCCCTCcagcgacttctgctacctgatgatcagccagcccaccaagacctggcagAAGGCGCAAGACGACTGCAAACGCCTCGAAGGggacctgctcagcatcaccgacTCGCGTGAGCAGGCCTTCATAGAGGGTAGGCTGGCCGTGAATTTGCATATGACTCgagaaagaaactttttttttttttcttcctacttCACCTTCCTTTCCAACTCAAAACCTGATCAAGCTGAGATATGGCCAGCTTTGCTTGGTTGTTTTTTGGCTTCACTCTTTGTTGCAGTATTGTTAGCACTTTGTCATGGCTGTGCCACACCCGTCAAATTGTAGTCAAGTGTGAGTCGTTTTGGAATCGTGCGTGTTCTCCTTGGGATCCAAAGGTATCGCCAAGGTTCTTATGGGTGATGACGCCTCCCTGTGGTTGGGCGCCAACGGAGGCATCGAGGGTGACGGCGGCAAGTGGGCTGACGGATCCCCCTTCTCTTACCTCCACTCGAGTGCAGGTCGGGCTGAGGCGGTTGTCAGCTGCACTTTGGAGGAACGGATGAGCGCTCGCTCAGATCTtgtctcccccccctccctccctccaggtgacGCCAACGGGGGGAAATGTCTTTCCTTGCGCACTGGCAGCAATGACTGGAAGCGTGACAAGTGCGACAACATGAaaggctacgtctgcaagaaaagaggaaaaggtaagTGAGATGCGACGCCCCACGGTGGGCGGACCTTCATCACACGTTGTGGTTCCCGCTTCTAGGAAAGACAGCAAAACCCCAGCTGCTGCTACATGACGGTAAGTCGCCTTCAAcgtctctgtaaaaaaaaaaaaaagacggagaGAAGTCAATGGTTGTGCTCTCTTGCTCTCAGGCTACAAGGAGGAAATTTTCTGCCAAGACGATTTGAAAGTCCTTGATTGTTCCGATGAAAGCGTCATCCGCGTACAGTCGGCTTTCCATGGACGGAGGCATAGCAACGTTTGTCCGAGTGGCGGCGCCGGATCACAGGGTAAGAATCCTCCAGTGGCTTTGTTGATTTTAGCTTTAGTTTCTGTCGCGAGGTGTCACATGCAGTCCAGTAACTCATTTGTAACCTATAATTCAATATCAATATGCATGGAGTTAGACGCTTTAAAGCGTCATTAACCATTGAAATTCCCTTTGTCCTGCAACCAGTTGAAGTATGTGAATGAAATGTGCATCAAATGGCGCTGCGTTGTCATTTGCAGGTCGCTGCAGGATGAAAGGGGCTCTCTCTCACTTTAGAGCATTGTGTGACAAACATCAGCATTGCCCCATTCAACCTACGGGTACGGACCCCTGCCCTGGTGTCTCCAAATACCACCACATCGTCTACAGCTGTGAGGAGAAAGGTGGGCTTCACAAGGAAAGAATCCAACGGATCCCCAGAAAGCGCGTCGGCTGGCCAGACATGAGAGTGAATGAGCGAGCGTTCCTTccacttttttgtctttcctcagtGTGTCTTGACAGTCTGGGCATCGCTGACGGGACAATCCCAGACTCCTCCTTttcagcctcttcctctgcgaTCAATGGCGAACCTCACAAAGCACGTTTGGGGGGCAGCGGTTGCTGGAGACCGTCCAAacgtatgtaaaaaaaaaaaaaaaaaaaaaccagctcGCCGTCCTAGTTGTTGGTCGTTTGTTATCCTGAGCAATGCAATGGAATGCCTTCCCTCAGTCGGCAGCTGGATCCAGGTGAACCTCGGTGAGACCTACAAGGTGACGGGCATTGTGACCCAGAGGTGTATGTACCAAGAGTATTCTTCCAGCAAGTTTGAGTTGCAGTTCAGTAGTGACGGAGAGACTTGGTATCGCCACTCAGAGGAGGTGAGCGAGCGGTAGCCGACTCCAACTTTGTCATTCAGGCTGTTGTCATTCATTCCAAACGCGCGTGTGTTTTGTTTCCAGCCTGTTGTGGGGACGCACATGCTAACCAGGTTCGTGTTCGCCAAGTACGTCCGCCTCCTGCCAAGGTTTTCTGGCCTTCGCTTTGACGTCTTAGGGTGCACGCCTGACGACACCTCTCGCGGTGAGTACCGACGTTTGGAGGGCAGTGGAAAATCCAGCAAGAAACAGCCTTTGATTTGACCTTCTGACCCGCAGACATCTTATGCAGCAGCACAGCCACCAGCCTCGGCCTCGACGGTTCAATGACGTGAGTCAAACCCGCCATCAATTTTTCTTGCGGAAAAGCCTCCTCGTAACTCATGGTCTCCCGCAGGGTCCGATGCCCGGCGGGCTGCGCCCGAATCTACACGGTCTACGGAACAAAGATCTACAAACAAGTATGTTAATTAGTGCACGACCTGCCAGCGGagttcttcttctttgtctgagATGTTCTCTGAGTGCAGGAGTCAAACATCTGCGCGGCTGCCATTCACTCGGGCGTCATTGAGAACGCGATTGGAGGAATTGTGTCTTTGCTGAAGAGAGACCCACAGGAGGCCTACAAGGGCTCCGCCAGGAACGGGATCACCTCGAGGTTGGCTCTCACTGCAGCGTCTATTTGAAGACGCCCGGCTCATTCTCACTTTACTGTCTGCAGGGATGGTGGCGGTTTGGCTCAGTCTCCGTCTTACACTTTTCTTGACCAGGGTGAGTAAGCTGCCTAGAATAGAAAGCATACTTCATCACGTGACGCCATCTTGCGCGCAGAGCCGAGATGCTTGGGACCTGaatgggaggagtttgcggaCTTTTGCTACAAACGTTTTGATGAGAGAAAGACGTGGTACGGCGCTCGACAAAACTGCTCCTGTCTGAAGGCCAACCTGGTGTCCATTCGCTCCAAGGTTGAGCGGGATTGGCTGCAAGACCTCCTGACGACAGGTGCGCGCTCGCCAAGCGTCGCAACTGCTTGATCGCTGCCATATCTGGAAAGCAAATGAGAGCGCTCTTGCTGTTTGCAGCCCCCGGCGACACGTGGATCGGACTTAACGCCCTGGTGGTTCCTGGCAAATTCGCGTGGTCGGACCACCAGAAGGTGACCTTAACCAACTGGGCTCCGGAAAAACCTGGCGAGGGGTTGGAGAATTGCGTGGCCGCCTTGAGCCAGGTGGGTGGCAAATGGAAGATGAAGTCGTGCGCGGAACTCAACGGCTACATGTGTAAGATGCCCACGGAGCGTTATGCGCTGGATAAAGGCGCCAATGCAAGTGGCGAGTAATCGTATGAATGCAATTGACCTTGCATGATCGTTCTGTTTGATTGACCATTGATTGATGCATTACTATGactgatttaccatgcattagtcTTTTTGTTAGATTTACCAAGCGTTATGATTCTGTTTACTTCTTCTTGACTTAATGAtggtttaccatgcattattattcctTTGTCCAATTTACCATGTTGTTATTATTCTCTTAGATTTACCGTGCATTTTCATCATTGATTTCTTATTTCATTTTACTTATTGTTAGATTTACCATGCATCATGATTATGCCATCtgatgatttaccatgcattattattcctTTGTCCAATTTACCATGTTGTTATCCTCTTAGATTTACCGTGCATTTTCATCATTGAATTCTTATATTTCATTTACTTATTGTTAAATCTACCATGCATTATGATTATGCCAATTTACCATGTTATTATTCTTAGATTTACCGTGCATTTTCATCATTGATTTCTTATATTTCATTtacttattgttaaatttaccatgcattattattataccaTCTGTTGTTTTACCTTGTTTAattgacccaaaaaaataataaaataataaagacaatCGGTGTGTCACCTGGTTAACTCATTTAATAGTTTACTGGTTTGGACAGGGCAATTTTATAATCTGGTCAATTTGATCACTAATTTATTACGCCCGAGGTACGAGTATTAGTCAGACTTCCTCATGACGCCATTTGGGTGCATTTTTTATTGCTCTTTGgaaccattttgaaaaaaatgtatactgCTTTGTAACGATTTTGATATTGCTATTCACGTATTCACGTCAAATCCATCCATTGTCCTGaagcg is a window of Syngnathus typhle isolate RoL2023-S1 ecotype Sweden linkage group LG1, RoL_Styp_1.0, whole genome shotgun sequence DNA encoding:
- the LOC133159154 gene encoding uncharacterized protein LOC133159154 gives rise to the protein MWEALERSILMIGLYWTCVSANHCDPGWRGYGPSCYKKMEVPNGWLGAWHHCVSEGGNLVSITSSAEEDFVKATMGVDTRFWLGLSNQKCDKVWCRFEDGRQKLAWSDGQTTTHRNWAPNQLESADVASCAYVDQKVWKDSGKWRSGSCASSLAYMCKRPLDCSTCSPKSGPAVVKTSDCDDGNILYGDHCYFHGPSNEIQEDAEEFCLARGAHLPRVHSKRDAQFLYDNLFSSDTWVGLKKKGNDYKWNDGTALDYEDLDDRYFSGGDCAIIGYQARIYLNFPCYWKQSVICQTAKRGGGRPPLVGQPDWTYKCGWWLDYPSSDFCYLMISQPTKTWQKAQDDCKRLEGDLLSITDSREQAFIEGIAKVLMGDDASLWLGANGGIEGDGGKWADGSPFSYLHSSAGDANGGKCLSLRTGSNDWKRDKCDNMKGYVCKKRGKGKTAKPQLLLHDGYKEEIFCQDDLKVLDCSDESVIRVQSAFHGRRHSNVCPSGGAGSQGRCRMKGALSHFRALCDKHQHCPIQPTGTDPCPGVSKYHHIVYSCEEKVCLDSLGIADGTIPDSSFSASSSAINGEPHKARLGGSGCWRPSKLGSWIQVNLGETYKVTGIVTQRCMYQEYSSSKFELQFSSDGETWYRHSEEPVVGTHMLTRFVFAKYVRLLPRFSGLRFDVLGCTPDDTSRDILCSSTATSLGLDGSMTVRCPAGCARIYTVYGTKIYKQESNICAAAIHSGVIENAIGGIVSLLKRDPQEAYKGSARNGITSRDGGGLAQSPSYTFLDQEPRCLGPEWEEFADFCYKRFDERKTWYGARQNCSCLKANLVSIRSKVERDWLQDLLTTAPGDTWIGLNALVVPGKFAWSDHQKVTLTNWAPEKPGEGLENCVAALSQVGGKWKMKSCAELNGYMCKMPTERYALDKGANASGE